One window of Corynebacterium accolens genomic DNA carries:
- the cas7e gene encoding type I-E CRISPR-associated protein Cas7/Cse4/CasC — MALTIDIHALQTLPPSLINRDDTGAPKSAVYGGVPRQRVSSQAWKRAIRKYFESEIDPESVGDRSKRLPEKIARKVQEHEGWDAERAQKEVAELFKAAGIKTEVDAKRIKALKDSEETTEEELAAAQYPQTKYLLFLSPHQIERAAEAIIAADGEKIKKKDALEILDTQHSVDMALFGRMVADDAAYNVDAAVQVAHALGIHASAPEFDYFTAVDDLAEEGEETGAGMIGTVQMMSSTLYRYATVNLDGLTQNLDSAENAKQAAVNFVDAFIKSMPTGKINTFANQTMPELIYIAVRDTRPVSLVTAFEEPVEPTAGQSLRVAGAEALAKEETEFEENYGLQPKAAFVVGLSEARQAFAQIADEVTLPELSQRLSSALSE, encoded by the coding sequence ATGGCTTTGACCATCGATATCCACGCTCTGCAGACTCTTCCGCCTTCTCTGATCAATCGTGACGACACCGGGGCGCCTAAGTCTGCCGTTTACGGCGGCGTACCGCGTCAGCGAGTCTCTTCACAGGCATGGAAGCGTGCAATCCGCAAGTACTTTGAATCTGAAATCGACCCTGAATCCGTGGGTGACCGGTCGAAGCGGCTTCCAGAGAAGATCGCACGTAAGGTTCAAGAACACGAAGGCTGGGATGCGGAGCGAGCTCAAAAGGAAGTTGCTGAGCTTTTCAAAGCTGCAGGAATTAAGACGGAAGTGGACGCGAAGCGTATCAAGGCGCTGAAAGATTCCGAGGAAACCACCGAAGAAGAACTAGCAGCAGCGCAGTATCCGCAGACCAAATACTTGTTGTTCTTGAGCCCGCACCAGATTGAACGTGCCGCAGAGGCGATTATTGCGGCCGACGGTGAAAAGATTAAGAAGAAAGATGCACTGGAGATCCTTGATACCCAGCACTCGGTAGATATGGCGCTGTTTGGGCGCATGGTTGCCGATGATGCTGCGTATAACGTCGATGCTGCGGTACAAGTCGCGCACGCACTGGGAATTCACGCCAGCGCTCCTGAATTCGACTATTTCACCGCGGTCGATGACTTGGCCGAGGAAGGCGAAGAAACTGGTGCAGGCATGATTGGCACTGTACAAATGATGTCTTCTACCTTGTACCGCTATGCCACGGTGAATCTAGATGGATTGACGCAGAATCTCGACTCGGCAGAAAACGCAAAGCAAGCCGCAGTGAATTTCGTTGATGCATTCATCAAGTCTATGCCCACGGGCAAAATCAATACCTTTGCCAACCAAACAATGCCTGAGCTCATCTATATCGCAGTTCGCGATACCCGCCCGGTGAGCCTAGTTACGGCCTTCGAAGAACCAGTAGAGCCAACCGCCGGTCAGAGCTTGCGCGTCGCCGGTGCCGAAGCATTGGCGAAAGAAGAAACCGAGTTTGAAGAAAACTATGGGCTGCAGCCTAAGGCAGCCTTTGTGGTTGGGTTGAGCGAGGCCCGTCAGGCTTTCGCACAAATCGCTGACGAAGTGACGCTGCCAGAGCTTTCGCAGCGTTTGTCTTCCGCGCTTTCGGAGTAG
- the cas5e gene encoding type I-E CRISPR-associated protein Cas5/CasD — translation MTASLLLLLKGPMQSWGTESRYATRATSSLPSKSGVLGMLAAAEGRRRDEDMADLAGLKFAVRVDQSGSLLRDYQTAQNWQKDPQASAKLITRYFLSDAAFVAAIESEDREQLENFAENLNRPVFPLYLGRRSCPAPPNVVLGVVEKPAVTALQEHGTWHATKEYMKSSGGEVSLPIYRDSLPGESGVACQDVPNSFDPQHRKYSWRTVVQKEFADVDNPLDSAERRPDPFLEAVMNV, via the coding sequence ATGACAGCATCATTGTTGTTGCTGCTTAAAGGGCCGATGCAGTCGTGGGGAACGGAATCTCGCTACGCTACCCGTGCAACTTCGTCCTTGCCCTCAAAGTCAGGAGTTCTTGGCATGCTAGCCGCAGCTGAAGGACGCAGGCGCGATGAAGATATGGCTGACTTGGCTGGACTCAAGTTCGCGGTGCGCGTCGATCAATCCGGTAGCCTTTTGCGGGATTATCAAACCGCGCAAAACTGGCAAAAGGATCCGCAGGCATCCGCAAAACTCATTACCCGCTATTTCCTATCAGATGCCGCATTCGTTGCGGCAATCGAAAGTGAGGATCGCGAGCAACTCGAGAATTTTGCAGAGAATCTAAACCGGCCGGTATTTCCGCTCTATTTGGGCCGGCGTTCGTGCCCGGCTCCGCCCAATGTGGTGCTTGGTGTGGTTGAAAAGCCTGCGGTTACGGCATTACAAGAGCACGGCACGTGGCACGCTACCAAGGAGTATATGAAATCCAGTGGTGGGGAAGTATCGCTGCCGATTTACCGGGACTCCCTCCCAGGAGAATCCGGCGTGGCTTGCCAGGATGTACCGAACTCTTTTGATCCGCAGCACCGCAAGTATTCATGGCGCACCGTGGTGCAAAAGGAATTTGCGGATGTGGACAACCCCTTAGATAGCGCAGAGCGGCGCCCGGATCCGTTTTTGGAGGCGGTGATGAATGTATGA